In Eucalyptus grandis isolate ANBG69807.140 chromosome 4, ASM1654582v1, whole genome shotgun sequence, the following proteins share a genomic window:
- the LOC104442464 gene encoding berberine bridge enzyme-like 22 produces MNTLVLPFVLLFFPLVASTTTQESFMQCIKTRFSDYTKTFEIIYSSKSSSYPHLLQSSEQNPRWVNSSRSTLKPLLIVTPFHESEIQAAILCTKKHGLQIRVRSGGHDYEGLSYRCKTPFILVDLVNLCSVDINLEEEVAWVQSGATLGELYYSIAMESKVHGFPAGICPSVGIGGHLSGGGFGTMLRKHGLAADNVIDADLIDVNGRILNRESMGEDLFWAIRGGGGASFGIILSWKIKLVRVPPTVTVFTVSRSLEQGAIELVHRWQYIAHELSEDLFIRVIIQDVDDPNNGGARTVQAAFNSLFLGKLDCLMPLMNQSFPELGLKVDNCTEMTWIESVLYFAGYKKDDPLEVLLDRNTLYKSYFKAKSDFAQEPIPEVGLRGIWERFLEEEIVFMIMDPYGGKMNEIPESELPFPHRRGNLYNVQYLVKWVQNGVKASKKHLHWMRMLYNYMTPYVSASPRAAYLNYRDLDLGINGKGEESYSGASVWGVKYFKDNFKRLAIVKGRVDPENFLRSEQSIPPYPALKKGR; encoded by the coding sequence ATGAACACTCTCGTGCTACCGTTTGTTCTGCTCTTCTTTCCCCTTGTGGCTTCAACCACGACCCAAGAAAGTTTCATGCAATGCATCAAAACTCGATTCAGTGACTACACGAAGACCTTCGAAATCATATACTCCTCCAAATCCTCCTCCTATCCGCACCTCTTGCAATCTTCTGAACAGAACCCCAGATGGGTCAACTCTTCTAGGTCAACTTTGAAGCCCCTCCTCATCGTCACGCCTTTCCACGAATCTGAAATCCAAGCAGCCATACTTTGCACCAAAAAACATGGCCTACAGATCAGGGTCCGCAGCGGAGGCCACGACTATGAAGGCCTGTCCTATCGCTGCAAAACCCCGTTCATCCTTGTCGACTTGGTCAACCTCTGTTCGGTGGACATCAACCTCGAAGAGGAAGTAGCTTGGGTTCAATCCGGTGCAACGCTTGGGGAACTCTATTATAGCATTGCCATGGAGAGCAAAGTCCATGGGTTCCCTGCTGGTATATGTCCTAGTGTTGGGATTGGTGGGCATCTTAGTGGAGGTGGGTTTGGTACTATGTTGAGAAAGCATGGCCTAGCAGCTGATAATGTCATTGATGCTGATTTAATTGATGTCAATGGGAGAATCCTCAACAGAGAATCAATGGGTGAGGACTTGTTTTGGGCCAtaagaggtggtggtggagcTAGCTTCGGAATCATATTGTCATGGAAAATCAAGTTGGTCAGGGTCCCACCGACCGTGACGGTCTTCACAGTATCGAGATCGCTTGAACAAGGCGCAATCGAGCTGGTGCACAGGTGGCAATACATTGCACATGAGCTATCTGAGGATCTCTTCATTAGGGTGATAATTCAGGATGTGGATGATCCAAATAATGGGGGCGCAAGAACCGTACAAGCCGCATTTAACAGTTTGTTCCTTGGTAAATTGGATTGTCTTATGCCACTGATGAACCAAAGCTTTCCTGAGCTGGGACTGAAGGTCGACAATTGCACCGAAATGACTTGGATTGAGTCCGTGCTCTATTTCGCCGGCTACAAGAAGGACGACCCACTGGAGGTATTGTTAGACAGGAACACGCTATACAAGAGCTACTTCAAAGCGAAGTCGGATTTCGCGCAGGAACCCATTCCAGAAGTCGGATTGAGAGGAATATGGGAAAGGTTTTTGGAAGAGGAGATCGTGTTCATGATAATGGACCCCTATGGTGGGAAAATGAATGAGATACCAGAGTCAGAACTACCATTTCCTCACAGGAGGGGCAATTTGTACAACGTACAGTACCTGGTGAAGTGGGTTCAAAATGGGGTTAAAGCGTCCAAAAAGCATTTGCACTGGATGAGAATGCTGTACAATTACATGACACCATATGTCTCTGCGTCACCTAGAGCTGCCTATTTGAATTACAGAGATCTCGACTTGGGAATCAACGGGAAAGGCGAAGAGAGTTACTCAGGAGCGAGCGTTTGGGGCGTAAAATACTTCAAGGACAACTTCAAGAGGCTGGCCATCGTGAAGGGTCGGGTCGATCCTGAGAACTTTCTCAGGAGCGAGCAGAGTATTCCGCCATATCCTGCACTCAAGAAGGGGAGGTGA